The following DNA comes from Papaver somniferum cultivar HN1 chromosome 4, ASM357369v1, whole genome shotgun sequence.
GTGAGAGAAGTAATGTTAAAAAATAGAGCACGTTTTTTTTTGGCTATCTACCAGCCAAATCCAGCCCATACAACTTGGTCTTAGCTAGCATTTTCGAGTGCTACACATGAGCACACTCGGTTTATTATCATATATCAGCACTAACAGTCCTAGTATCCAAAGATTTCAAACCAACAAACAATTACGTTAGACTGAAACCCGGTTCTGCTCTAATTCCCCCTCTCATCATCCTCCCACCAAAAGTTTTTTTTCTCTATCTTCATACTCCGTCCGAAAATTTTCCGCGCCATTAAATGGCTTCTACTAACTTACTTCAATCTTCATCTATATCCTGCACACTCCTCCCTCACCTCTCACGACACATTTCTCACTCCACCAACTTACGCCTCTACCACTCTTCTTCGTCTTCCAATAATCAATCCATCTCATTTAAAACCCTAAAAGGAACTCCATTATTGGATGTTTCAGCACACGCCAAACGTAGGTTTACATCTAAAGAAGTCGAAGTAGCTTCACCCTCTGATCTCTTATTTGAGTCACCACTCAAAATTGTTGAATACCCAGATCCAATTTTAAGAGCAGCGAATAAGAAAATCGATACGTTTGATGATAATTTAAAGAAATTAGCAGATGTGATGTTTGATATTATGTACAAGTAAGTATTGTCTATAATTTTTAGAGTGAAATTTGATTATCTTATAGTAGGATATAGTGTGAAGCATTCATTGCTTTCTTTTTTGTTTGAACAGAACTGATGGTATTGGGCTTTCGGCGCCTCAAGTTGGAATTAATGTTCACCTTATGGTTTTTAATCCGGAAGGGGAACGTGGTATTGGCGATGAAATTGTTCTTGTAAATCCAAGAATTAGTAAAGTTTCACAGAAAAAGGTTCATTTTGAAGAAGGTTGCTTATCCTTTCCCGGAATTTACGCAGATGTTGAGGTAACTTAACGTACAAATATGTCCGGGATTTTGAGGATTTGAATTATATTAAAAACAATATCATCTCAAGCATTTGGTTTTAGTGGACCATCATGTTTGAGACAGTTGACAGGAATAGTTATTTATCTGGTTCAGAAATAATGTGCTGTTTTCATTCCATTAATGTGGGTTTAGAATGATTTGTATTATCTTCTTTTGTGTTGTGTGTAGAGACCAGAGTCTGTTAAGATCGATGCGCGGGATATTAGTGGTGAAAGATTCACAATTAGCTTATCAAAACTCCCTGCACGGATTTTCCAGCATGAATTTGATCACCTAGAGGTTTGTTCACCTCCTTGATATGCTCACATTCAGTAATGTCATCAACATTCTTTGCTGAGAGGGTTCTGTATATCTAATTGTTCGATTTACAAATATAATAGTCAATAACCTTAACAGGAGACATTGGTAGCGAAACTGCAACTTGAATCTCCAAGTTCAGTTTCATGCATTTACATCTTTTTGTCGATGACCGTGTTCACGAGCATATTAAAACAAAGAGATATAATACTCATTTTCATAGTTTTGAATATGTACGGATGAACACATGTAAAAACGGAGCCCAATGAATGATGTATTGATTCTGTGGAACTCGGTAATATGTGCTGCTTCTTTCTTCAAGTTTATGCCTTGGTGTACTTGATAGTTGATATTTTCTAAACCAATTTGCACATGTGTAGTTATAAAGTCTGTTCATGAATCTGCAGGGAACTCTCTTTTTTGATAGAATGACCGAAGATGTAATTGATAGTATCCGTGCACAGCTACAGGTGAGTGGAAGAGTGCCACAATTGTTCATTTTTTCTCTGGGTAATTATTAAATAACACTGGTAGCACTTAGCATggttggtattttctgatgtttTGATTGTTTCAGTAGCACCATCGAAACATTTTTGGTTACTCTATGCTTGTTTTATTTTAGTCAAGTAGGCAGATAGACTCTAATTTTTATTTAAAACAGAACCATTCTATCAGATCTAGATGATTGCCTTTTGTAGGTAAAGCTTACATGTACAGAAAAAGAGTTTGTTCTTTCCctttcatgctttttgttttgaGAAATCATTGTTCTTTGAATAAATATTCTTTGGTCGGTCATGAATACTAATGTGTTTTAACTTTTAAAAGGGAAGCTGGAAATTGGTCTGCTTTTGTAGAATATAGAATCATAGATTAAGCTAACTCAGTTTGTTGTACCATGTGATATGGTTTCCAGGCCTTAGAAAAGAAGTATGAAGACAAGACTGGGGTTCCAAGCCCCGAGAAGGTTGACAATCGTAGAAGACCAAGGGTGGTTGCTGGTTTTGGAAAATCATGAATCTGGAAACAGGATTACGTGATATAATTTGGTAACAGAGAACTGTCTATAACTCTTTATATCTTTGTTAgtaattttttcatttcttattatGTCTACGTGTATGGATTTCTTAGTTTGTTCTCTTAGCTCCATTTTCTTTGTGTATAATTGATATAGGACCCAATTTGCACGTGTGGCGCTTCATCATGAAGAAGAAGCAATATCTCACACAGTGGCAGGAGATGCAATGTATTGGGAGCCGTAGATGGAGGTTTATAATTTCCTCTTGCTTAAGTAGTCTTGGATCATTAAAATTCTATATATTTGTGTTGCAGAGGTTTTCAGTAAACTGAGGAACGTAAAAATGCACAAGTTGTTGATATTAAAACCAGAGGCATTTGCCGTATTATAAATTAATGCAGTGAGATGCAAGTTCTTTGTTTCAGAGCTGATTTTGCAGATACATTGAATACTTATTTCCCCATGATGGAATTTTTATGAATCGTTGGAGAATATGTCAGTATCTGTCATTTCTTGACTTATTAGATCTTGTTATCTCAACTGCAATTGTGAACTTTAGCTTAGTAATGGCTCTATCATAATTATTTaatacaaatgcagaaaacaacTACAACATGTGCAGTGCTCTTACGAGTTTCTGCAACAAAGGCCGAGGCCGCCTTTTTGCAACGTAGTTTCATTATTTTGCTTTTAGTCTCGTTTTATTTTTCAGAGGTATCTTTCATTGCATGGATCATTGATAGATGCATGTTTTCTTTGTGATAAAAAACGTATTGGTCCAGAAGTTTAATAACACTTTCCTTATTATCCAAATCCAATATCTAGAAATACTCTTGTACAATAGGGATCACTTTAACTTTATCAACCATCAAGTCCTATATACTAATATCAGAACCAATATATATTCTATAATAGCTAAGGGTGTGAAGGGGTTGGAATATCACAACCTCACAATGCCCAAAATAATCAAAACCGAACATAAAAATACATGAGAATATCTTCAAAAGGTTTGTTCAGCATGAATCACGATCTGACTGAATCCGGTTACTTGAAGGCTTGCCAATCTGCAAACAGTCGATTGGAGGGAGAGAGGGAGTATTCAGCTCTCCAAAGGTCTGCCAACAGAAAGGGTTGAACATCCGGTAGCGTTCTTGCTGAGGCTCAAGTTTGATGTTGGTTAGTGTTACACCTTCACATGGTAAGCTGTCGCTACAAGCAAAATGCACTGGCTTAATTGTGTATGTCCCTCTtattttttcataatttattcCTGATAGAGCTACAGCAGAAGTTTGGTTCTTGCATATTCTCTTGTCACAATAGTACTGGTCAATTACAATAGGAAACTCAACTTCAGAAACTTGTATATTTGAGAACAAAACGCCTTGAACAGATCCTGATCCCCCCTGCACAAGGTAACATGTCATCATTTCAACATTGTCAACTTCTAAGTGCAAAAAGCACGTAGTCTAAAATGACTAATCCAAGTCAACGAGGATCTTGGGGTTTTCTATTTTGCTCCTATTAAACTGATTGTTGTCGCCAGCTCAAACTTAGCATAAATGATCAATAGACCAGTAGGATTTCATACAGTCATATTTACGCATTGGTTTTCTTACCTGCCATGTCTTGATCCTGACACCATTAGTCGTGTTGTGCATAACAACGTCACGAACAGTGATGTTCGAGACACAGGCTTTGGTATTATCCTTTCCTAATCCTCCTATGCTGATTCCATGTCCTGGCCCACAGTTCACATTATGAATGTATATATTTGAGCACCCAGTTTGCACAGATACGCAATCATCACCTGCAGAATAAAGTGAGGACAAGTTGTCAGCAGCAGAGGAGAAAATTGTTGCTAACTCTCCCCTAGAAATTTCTTGGTTTACTTGTTTCTCAAGTAAATGCTGTCACTTTTATGGAGTGCAGAAGTTGTCGTTGTGGTAGAAGGTAGTAGGTAAGAAAAGTTATGAGAGCGGACAGCAGGATGGTTTGAAGGTTTCGTGTCTGTAGAATCTAACCTGAGATTGGTTGGCCTCTTTGTTTTCAAGATCTACAAGTACTAGAAGGTTTCTTGTAGTTCTTGAGGTGTTGAATGTGAACTGAGAACTGTCAAGAAACCCAAAACATGTTTTTTCCATAGAAAGCTGAAATAAGTCTAAGGCATAGTATGACTTGGATGAAGTTGGACAAGGTGTTTAGTGGAAAGGGTTAGTAGGCTGCTTGGATTTTCAGTTAGGTGCAACAAATATGGGGAGTATACTAACTCAAGCAGTCTACGTCTAATTGGTTTTTTCAAATATGTTGGTTAAAATTCTAGCTCTCAAGGTTCTTGGTTCCATCTGATACAGGTGATTGTGTGGCTTGCTAGGGATTAAGGCCTAATGAACCCCTTATTTCTTTAAGTGAAAACTCCTTTTCAGTTTCAATTATTTTGTTAGGAGTGTCTCTGTTTTCTGTCATGATGGGACTAAATGACTGATCTTTGAAAACTGGATGTTAGAAAAAGGTCATTGGGGGTAGAACCCAGATTGCGAGAAATTTGAAAGTACATTAATAGTTGCTATACGAGCATTGAAATTACCACAGGCGAGGTTTGTGCTGTGAATGACGACATCTTTAGAATTTTGCAGGTGGATTCCATCGGTGTTGAGGCTGTTACCAGGAGATGTGACATTCATATTGAAGACCTCAACTCCAACACAGTTATCAAACTTGAGGTGGCACTGCGGGCTGTTCTGAATTGTTATACCAGTGACTGTTGCATTAAAGCTTCCGTAGAATCTCAGTGCCTGCATAGGAAAACCCAGGTATCTACAGTCAAATCTCTTGCATTTTGCCATTAGTGGCagtcttattttatttatttatttaaagatCACAATTTATGGGTAGGAAGATTATGAAACTGTTCTTACTGTTGGTTTGATGCTTGGCATTTTTCCGAAGAGATCACTGCTTGTCTGCAGTTAAAATATTTGTCTCAGAAACTCGTATTATTTATGAAAAGTTCAGATCACACATAGAGTATGTTAGGAAGATGAGCGAATTTCTTACCACAGCTTGTGAATTATTTTTATCAGTAGTAGTGTTGGTTATTGGTACAACCAGTAATGATTCATCGTTTATTGATTCGTCCAATTGGGACGATTCCTTCCACCAAAGAGACCCACGGCCGTCGATGATACCCTTACCCTGAACACTAATTCCGTtcagttttgaaaataaaatccaCTGAAACAACCCCGAACCCCAAGCTTTCCAGCTCGTTGGAGCAATTATCGTCCCATCTAACTGGCAAAGATTAGGCACATGATGAAACAGTCAATATCTCAATTCTCTGATATATAAACCACTGAAGTGTTGAACCAAAATATCATGCTGGAGGATCCTAAAATGTAAGATTATGAAAACTCAGTCCCAAATGACTAACGAAAGGGTTTTCTTAAAACCCAGTGTCCAACTTTTACAGACCTTAAACTAACGTGTAGGTATAAAATTACACCTCAACACTATGTCTCAAATGAATTTTTACGAGGAGAGTGCAAGAGTTACCTGAAAAACGATGTTTTGTCGGCAGCATGGGCCCGAGAATGAGATGGGTCCTACAAGGAAAACATAGTTAGGTGGCACTAAAACCGTTGATGCCTCCACCTTACATGCAGCGACCCATGCAGCTTCAAAAGCCTGTGGTGCACAAAAACAAAGCTAATTTTGAGTTTTAGAGGAAACAGAAACTTATGCTAACTGATGAGGTAAGATAATGTATGTCTGCAGTAGTTCTTATATAAAAACTGCATCCAATTATTGCTTGGTATCTCAACCAAACTAACCGTAACTGGAATAGTCTCTAAAAGGTGGACCTCAGCCTAGCTGCTTCTGTCATTTACTCAAGattttttttgtcattttcttGCATTCTGTAAATACGATTAAGAAAAAATACCTCATTGTTCTTCTTAGTTCCTTCTTAATAATACCACTATGAGTTTGACTGAATTGCTCAAACATAACCTAAGTTCTTGCATTTCTAACATTGAGGTTGGGAAACTTTCACTCTTGGCCATTTCACTGTTACTGCAATTTGCTAATGTGCAACTAGGCGCATGCTCTCTCTATTGGCTGGAACTGTATCTGTAGAAACACTTTCTTTATGCAATTGTTATAGCCTAGGATTAGTATTTCTAAACTAAAATTAGGAGGAACCTAACGAAAAGTTCTGTTCTAACAACCAGAAACTCTTTTCTAATATTCTTGAACACTTTATAACAATAACAACGACTGACATTATAATCTGCCGGCCTGAAAACCTATTATTGATGATAGTGTGAAGATAGGAATTGTACTTTAGTGTCGTCAGTGTTCCCATCTCCCTTAGCACCAAACTGTAACACATTAAACGTTGTAGAGCTTATGGTTGGATTATCATCATCGTAACTTGGCGGTGGTACAACGGGAGTGTATCCTTTAACAGGAGGTTTAGGCGGAGATTTTGATTTATAACCTCCACCATGGTGGTTGTAACTGTTACCATGATTCTTATATTTCTTCTTATACAGAGAATCTGAAGTAGTTCTGCTATGGCTCCAGTGTTTGCCTCTTCTTGCATTGCAAGATTGATAAGTTGATGACCAAACTAGAATTGTAACGAGAAGTGCAAATGTGAAGTGCTTTAGATTAACTTCTCTCATCTTGAAAGTGTCAAGGGGAGTAAATGAGAGACTTGGAAAGAGAGAGATTAGTAGAAGAGGAGAGTGAGGAAGTGAGTTACTTCTGAAGGGAATGTTGGTTTAAATAGACAACACAAAAACCCATGAACCCAGTTTCTCACAGACGTAATATAGTGTGATAGCGTCCTTTTTGATGCCTTTTGCTCTCTCTCAACTTTTACtacatcttttctttttctttttctttttgttgtatttttgctTTGACATCTTATTTTGCGGGTTAATTGTAAACAGCAATCAACAACGGACTGACAGAAACTGTACGTTACCTTGTCTCAAAGTTGCATGTTGACAAGGCAGCTACTTTATCTTGTATCACTAATTTGATGGTATTAGCAGTGTTATTAAGATATGCATCACCTCTATACATGTTAAAACACTAGCATTCTGAGTATTATATTTAGCCTTATACTCCGTCCAAGAAAAAGCTGGTCTTTTCACTCTCTGGGACGAAATGAGTATTACGTTTCGAACATAATTAAGCATCAATGTAACACTTTTGCTTATGACCTTCAGTGTAACTGATTAATCACCTGCTTTTGGTATTTTATTTCCCAAGTTCTGCTGATGCATAATGTTTGTAATTCGCATTCTGTATAGAAGCCAAAACGGCACACGTGAAGGACTCGAGAGCTTTGTCAAAGCCAAAGGCACTGATTATAACCACTCCTCTCATGGTCACATGCAAAGGTCACGGGTTATTGTTCTACATTTTTGTCTTGATGATTGTTAGCAAGCAACACAGAAGAGACGCTGCACCCCTTCTACACCATAGAaatgagaaggaaaaaaaacaggTGGATATATAACCATAATTTGATATATACTCTCGTAGTTTTATTGTTTCATCTGTGTAGCATTTCGTCTTTTTGTTTCTCATTAACTACTAACAAACGCCATTCACAGTTAGATTCTTTTAATCATTTAATGTCTCTACCATTGAAGATAACCTTTTTTCTACccataaattagaaaacgttttTCTAAAATGAATTTCCAAATGTTCTGAAAAcaaatcaagaaaataaaacCACTATAAAGCCCATAGTTTCTAGTGttattgttgttttattttagtaATAAAGTGCAATTTTCCAACCTCCATTATTACATTTGTGTTTTTGTTTGCTGAATTTAACACTTACACTGTGCATCTGTGATTTGTTTGTCATAATATTTGTtgccaaaaaataacaaaaatttgCCACCATTGAAACCCAACCCCATCTCACAAGTCACAAGAAACCAATCTTATAATATTATTTGTCTTCTTATCCAATCACTTTCTTAAATTTACAGTGCTACCATTGAAGTTCAGCCTCATCTAACATATGTGTTTCATATTGTTTCAAGAATCCGTTACTGTGACGACCAATGCTTCGACCATTGGTTAGTGCAGACCCAACAATGCACGGTTGcagtatattatttatatataaatCCACACCAACTATGACTATCgaaagaaaacattaaaatacCAGAATTTTGAAGTATTTAAAACACAACCACTTCCGGATTTACATTTCTTCCTTCAATAATAAATGCTTCCGAATtttacatatatatttttttaacagTTATATTATATAAACttccttaaaaaaaaacaaacagttatataaacattttcttttttgagttttggTTAATCTCTGAAGCCTATTATAGTCGGTAACGTAAACCTTACCTCAATAATACGAAAATCGA
Coding sequences within:
- the LOC113276466 gene encoding peptide deformylase 1B, chloroplastic/mitochondrial-like; the protein is MASTNLLQSSSISCTLLPHLSRHISHSTNLRLYHSSSSSNNQSISFKTLKGTPLLDVSAHAKRRFTSKEVEVASPSDLLFESPLKIVEYPDPILRAANKKIDTFDDNLKKLADVMFDIMYKTDGIGLSAPQVGINVHLMVFNPEGERGIGDEIVLVNPRISKVSQKKVHFEEGCLSFPGIYADVERPESVKIDARDISGERFTISLSKLPARIFQHEFDHLEGTLFFDRMTEDVIDSIRAQLQALEKKYEDKTGVPSPEKVDNRRRPRVVAGFGKS
- the LOC113276465 gene encoding polygalacturonase At1g48100-like; this encodes MREVNLKHFTFALLVTILVWSSTYQSCNARRGKHWSHSRTTSDSLYKKKYKNHGNSYNHHGGGYKSKSPPKPPVKGYTPVVPPPSYDDDNPTISSTTFNVLQFGAKGDGNTDDTKAFEAAWVAACKVEASTVLVPPNYVFLVGPISFSGPCCRQNIVFQLDGTIIAPTSWKAWGSGLFQWILFSKLNGISVQGKGIIDGRGSLWWKESSQLDESINDESLLVVPITNTTTDKNNSQAVTSSDLFGKMPSIKPTALRFYGSFNATVTGITIQNSPQCHLKFDNCVGVEVFNMNVTSPGNSLNTDGIHLQNSKDVVIHSTNLACGDDCVSVQTGCSNIYIHNVNCGPGHGISIGGLGKDNTKACVSNITVRDVVMHNTTNGVRIKTWQGGSGSVQGVLFSNIQVSEVEFPIVIDQYYCDKRICKNQTSAVALSGINYEKIRGTYTIKPVHFACSDSLPCEGVTLTNIKLEPQQERYRMFNPFCWQTFGELNTPSLPPIDCLQIGKPSSNRIQSDRDSC